Genomic DNA from Blattabacterium cuenoti:
ATTAAAAGAATGTATAATTGTATTTTTTTTATTATTATTATTTTTATTCGTTCTTTTCCATTGTCCAATACATGGGCCACAAGCGTTAGCAAATACTTTTGCTCCAATTTTTTTAAAAAGATCTAAATATCCGTTTTTTTTAAGAAAATAATAAACTTTGTTTGATCCAGGAGTAATCAAATATTCTGATTTTATTTTCAATTTTTTATTTATTGCTTGTTTAATAATATTTACAGATTTTAATAAATCCTCGCAAGAGGAATTAGTGCATGATCCAATTAATCCTACTTCTAAATTAGTAGGCCAATTATTAATTTTAGCTTCCTTTTTCATATTAGAAATAGAAGTTGATTTATCAGGAGTAAAAGGGCCATTAATATGAGGTTCTAAAGTGGATAAATCAATTTTTATAACCTTATCATAATAATGATAAGGATTATTATATACTTCTATATCAGATTGAAAACAATCTTTAATACCATCTATAATAGATACTATTTCTTTTCTGTTATTAAATAACAAATATTCTTTCATGCAATAATCATATGGAAATAACGAAGAACTAGCTCCTAGCTCTGCTCCCATATTACAAATAGTAGCTTTACCTGTACAAGGTATATTTTTTGTTCCATCTCCAAAATATTCAATAATAGAATTTGAAGCCCCCATAACACCAATCATTCCAGATAATTTTAATATAATATCTTTAGGAGATACCCATCCACTTATTTTTCCTTCTAAAAGAACTCCAATTAATTTAGGAAATTTTAATTCAAAAGAATATCCTGACATTACTTCAGCAGCATCAGATCCTCCTACCCCTATTGCTAACATACCCAATCCTCCAGCATTTGGAGTATGAGAATCAGTACCTATCATCATACCACCAGGAAAAGCATAATTTTCTAAAACTATCTGATGAATAATTCCTGATCCAGGTTCCCAAAAATCTATTCCATATTTATAAGAAGCTATTTTTAAAAAATCATATATCTCTTTGTTTATTTTTAAAGAATTTTTTAAATCTATTGAAGCCCCCTCATTTGCATAAATAAGATGATCACAATGAATAGTAGTTGGAATTTCTGTTTTAACTTTATTTGTTTGCATAAATTGTAACAAAGTCATTTGAGCTGTTGCATCTTGCATAGCAACACGATCTGGATAAAAATTTATATAAGAATTCTTATTAAAAGAAAAACTTATATTTGATTTTTCTTTTTGTTTAGTTAAATGAGTGTATAATATTTTTTCTGAAAATGTCATAGGACGATTTATAATCGAACGAATTTTATCGATTTTATATTTTAATTCCGAATAAAAATTTCGAATCATTTTAAAATCAAAAACCATAACAAAATTAATTTTTATACAATTATTACTTTTTTTTAAGAAAAAAACGAATCTCTTTATAAAAATCTATTGGATTATCTATATGAATCCAATGTCCTGCATTTTTTA
This window encodes:
- a CDS encoding aconitate hydratase, with protein sequence MVFDFKMIRNFYSELKYKIDKIRSIINRPMTFSEKILYTHLTKQKEKSNISFSFNKNSYINFYPDRVAMQDATAQMTLLQFMQTNKVKTEIPTTIHCDHLIYANEGASIDLKNSLKINKEIYDFLKIASYKYGIDFWEPGSGIIHQIVLENYAFPGGMMIGTDSHTPNAGGLGMLAIGVGGSDAAEVMSGYSFELKFPKLIGVLLEGKISGWVSPKDIILKLSGMIGVMGASNSIIEYFGDGTKNIPCTGKATICNMGAELGASSSLFPYDYCMKEYLLFNNRKEIVSIIDGIKDCFQSDIEVYNNPYHYYDKVIKIDLSTLEPHINGPFTPDKSTSISNMKKEAKINNWPTNLEVGLIGSCTNSSCEDLLKSVNIIKQAINKKLKIKSEYLITPGSNKVYYFLKKNGYLDLFKKIGAKVFANACGPCIGQWKRTNKNNNNKKNTIIHSFNRNFSSRNDGNPNTHAFIASPEIVTAMVFSGNIDFNPITDNIKNELGEYVKFEEPKKNKDIFNEKEISNDVKKSFYKHTSKNSKPYNISIIIKNNSDRLQFLSPFSSWNGKNLLNIRLLIKVKGKCTTDHISMAGPWLKYRGHLENISENLLIKAINYFNNKENKIKNVFTDKYGTVPNIAKFYKSKNIFTLIVGEDNYGEGSSREHAAMEPRFLGVRVVLVKSFSRIHETNLKKQGILALTFSNPHDYYKIDENDIFNFYIKDNFFPGKNIKIDIIHSDKKIDKILAKHSYNKKQIQWFKYGSSLNFIRNCI